ATGAGTGAGATCTGACAGCCCCCACCTCCATGGCCAGATGTGGCCATTGTCTTAGGAAGGTTAATCTGACAGAATGGGATGGGGCTGGGATTCTCAAAGCAGGCTGAGATAAAAAGTGGTGAGGCTTCTGGGTTGGTGGGTACCCTAGGAACGGGGAAGAGGGATTTCCCTGTTACCTGCAGCTGGGATGTGCCTTCTACGTgtagggctgtgtgtgtgtgtgtgtgtggagggggggggggtgctcaggAAAATCTACTCTTAAGGAGCTGTGCTCAGATACGTGTAGAGTTTAGCTTAGGAGGTGTCCCTGGGAAGCACATGGCTCATGGCCTCAGGAGTGGCAGGGGTGTGAGGAACACAATTCAGAAGCAGATGAGAGGAAGTAAGGGTTCCCATTGTTAGAGACAAGGTAAAGGGAGAGCGAGAAGGCAGAGAGCGGAAGGTGACAGGTGTCATGCCTGAGGGACACTGGGTGAGAGTGGTGGGCACGGGAGGACACTCAGGGACTCTGGTCACGGTGAGTGTGGGCATCACTGTGGAGAGGAATCCAGGTCGCTGGCTCTCAGCCGTCCCCTCTCCTCAGGGGGAGCTCGGCTCAGTGTCCTGGGCAGAGGTGCAGTCCCGCCTCCTGGCGCTGCAGAGGAGCGGGGGCCTGTGCGTGCAGCCGAGGCCGCTGACGGAGCTGGACGTCCACCATCGCATCCTGCGCTACACCAACTACCAGGTGGCGCTGGCCAACAAAGGCCTGCTGCCGACCCGCTGCGCgctgccctggggaggcagcGTAGCCTTCCTCAGCCGCGGCCTGGCGCTCAACGTCGACCTGCTCCTCTTCCGCGGGCCCTTCTCGCTCTTCCGCGGCGGCTGGGAGCTGCCCGACGCCTACAAGCGCAGCGACCAGCGGGCCGCCCTGGCCGCGCGCTGGCGGCGCTCGGTGCTGCTGCTGGCCGCCGTGAACCTGGCGCTGAGCCCTCTGGTGCTGGCCTGGCAGGTGCTGCACGCCTTCTACAGCCACGCCGAGCTGCTGCGGCGCGAGCCGGGCGCGCTGGGGACGCGCCGCTGGTCCCGCCTGGCCCGCCTGCAGCTGCGCCACTTCAACGAGCTGCCGCACGAGCTGCGCGCGCGCCTGGCCCGCGCCTACCGCCCCGCCGCCGCCTTCTTGCGCGCCGCCGCGCCCCCGGCGCCCCTGCTCGCGCTGCTGGCCCGCCAGCTCGTCTTCTTCGCCGGCGCGCTCTTCGCCGCGTTGCTGGTGCTCACCGTCTACGACGAGGATGTGCTCGCCGTGGAGCACGTGCTCACCGCCATGACTGCCCTCGGGATCCTGGCCACCGTGGCCAGGTGTGGTGGGAGATGCCCAGGGAGGGGGGCGTCTTTCCGGCCTGGGGCTGAACCTCTCGCGAATCTCTACCCCTCCCACCGCTAATGCATCCCACCCGCACATCCTCTTTACTCGCCGGCCCCTTCTCCACCCCGATGCCGCCCTCTAGGTCTTTCATTCCGGATGAGCAGGCCCAAAGTCGTTCACCGCAGCTCCTGCTGCAGGCGGCCTTGGCCCACATGCACTACCTGCCGGAGGAGACCGGCCCTGCCGGCAAGGCCAGCGCTTACCGGCAGATGGCGCGGCTGTTGCAATACCGAGCGGTGAGGGTCCAGGCTGAAATGGGGCTGCGGAGGAGGCTGTGTAAACCTCGAGGTCTGAGAGAGGGCGGGGACAAACGGGCTCAGGGCTGGCTATCCCGGGAGTCTGGGAAAGGCGGAATGACGGAGTTGGAGGTTTCCTGCCTGGCGAGTGTGGTTGCCCTCAGCAACCCCTTCTCAGCCTCGCCCTGCTTCTCCAGGTCTCCCTCACGGAGGagctcctgtcccctctcctcaccccactgTTTCTGCTCTTCTGGTTCCGCCCTCGCGCCTTGGAGATTATTGACTTTTTTCATCACTTCACTGTGGATGTGGCCGGGGTTGGAGACATCTGTTCCTTTGCCCTTATGGATGTGAAGCGCCACGGCCACCCTCAGGTTAGAGCCTTTCACTGGCTGTGCCGGGTTGTGGTTAGGTAGGAGTTTGCTTGCCTCACTCAAAGCAGAgctgggttccacccccagctCCATGGTTTGCCACCTGTGACCTTGAGCTAATCACCTCACTTCCCTGTACCTAATGCCCTCGTTTGTCAAACGAGGACAGTGACCAATGTGCAGGGCTATCATGGGGATTACATGAGATGACGTGTGTAAAGCCCTAACAGAGTTCCAGCACATCCTGACACCAGTAAATGGGAGCCAAGACTGGTAGAATGGCTGGAAAACAGGTTGATCAGTGGATGGGGCTGGAGTAAGGATGGGTTTCCTGACCAAAGCTGTAAGGCAGGCCCTGGCATCCAGTGTGCACCTGCTGGCAGAACATTGAGCCTACATCCCAGTGCTGGATCTGGACCCAAGTTCTGCTCTGCTGCTGTTTTTgggtgatcttgagcaagtcccCATTGTGACCTCCATCctttcacctggaaaatggggctATTGTCTTCCATCCTGCCCACCCCACGAGGCACCCACTGCAGGTATACAAGCAGTGTTCGTGGCACTTGAAGGATTGTCGTTGCTTTCAGTGGCTCTCGGAGGGACAGACAGAGGCCTCACTATCTCAGCGTGCCGAGGATGGGAAGACTGAACTGTCCTTGATGAGGTTCTCCCTGGTTCATCCACAATGGCGCCCCCCAGGCCACAGCTCCAAGTTCCTAGGGCACCTTCGAGGCCGGGTACAACAAGATGCAGCCACCTGGGGCGCCAACTCTGTTCgcagtccccccacccccggggtcCTCAGCAACTCTTCCTCACCTCTGGTGAGTTGAAGCTTGGTTTGCCCTTCCACCTTcacaccctgccccctcctctcccctcccctcctctctcctccctcagcctcaccTTTTGCATTAACCTACTCACTAGTTCAGCCTGCTCTCCCACCTTACttagccctcctccctccctttctgtcttctcttctgacCCTCTCTTCTCTTGCTCCCAGCCGGAGACCTTCCTGGCCAACCTTTTGgtgcagcccctcctgcccccacaggACCTGAGCCCCACAGCCCCTTGCCCAGCTGCAGCCACAgccagcctcctggcctccatTTCCCGAATTGCCCAGGACtcaaggtgaggggtggggactTGAGATGCAGGGGTCAGGGGTGGTGGGGCTGATCAATGCAGGGGTATTGGGGGGCTGAGCAGGACGAGGAGATAAAGCCTGGCGTTCCTTGTGGAGTGCAGGGGGGAAAGGGCATGTCTTTCTGATCTACTGCACCTTCTGTTTCAGCTGTGTGTCCCCAGGAGGCACTGGGGGCCAGAAGCTGGCCCAGCTCCCAGAACTCGCATCTGCTGAGATGAGTCTCCATGCCATCTACCTATACCAGGTGAATAGAGGGATGCCAGATAGATGGGGAGAAAGCCTCAAAACAAATGGAGACTGTGGAGGGGGCTGGAGTGTAAGAAATTATCCAACAGGAGCTGGGTAGGAGGTTTCAACACCCTCTGTACGTAGCCTGGGGGCTGGGTCTCACGCTGCTGGGCAGGAGGGAACCCCTcattcttctcccttccttttagctccatcagcagcagcagcagcaagaactGTGGGGGGAGGCTTCAGCCTCCTCCCTGTCCAGGCCCTGGTCCAGCCCCCCACAGACTCTCTCGCCAGATGAGGAGAAGCCTTCCTGGTCGAGTGATGGTGAGGCAGTTGGGGTGTGTAGGGGACAGACTCTGGGTGAGCAGCAGGCATCATGGCACTGCCCAGCTGATGGATTTCTCATCAGGCTCCAGTCCCGCCTCCAGCCCCAGACAGCAGTGGAGAACCCAGAGGGCCCAGAATCTGTTCCCTGGAGGGTTTCAGGAGCCCACAGACACGCAGAAGGAGCCTAGCCAGGCCCCTAGCATTGACTGAGAGGGCTCCTTAAGGTCAGTATTACCTAACTGGCATGGGGGTGAGGGAATGAGTAGGGAATTGGGTGGAGTCAGACTTGGAGGGATGGGAATCCCGGGAACCCAAACCCCTGGACTGTTTGCAAAGAGCTTTCTCCTTCTCCAGGTTTCCTGGCTTCTCCAGCCCCAGGAGATCAGACGAAGTGGAGTGGAAGGACGTGCCAAGCCCCCCTTAAAGACCCCCATGGATGCTTTAGTTGGGGAGTTGGGCAGGATTTGGAGTCAGTGATGCCCTGccccagagagcagagaaagggtaggagaggagaggcagctgGAAACACATGTTAGAGCCCACATGGAGGGGCAAAGGGGACAACTATTTGTCCTGGAGTGGTTGCCTGGGAAGAAGTTCTCAAGTGACCTCAACGTGGAGGGCTGGGCCAAGGTGGAGGCCAAGCTACACAGAAGGGAGCAATGAGGGACTGGATCTGAAAGGCAGTAGGTTCTTCAAGCTCGCCTGACCTTCAGGTTCCCCTGGGACTCGTGGAGGGCGATGGGGGTGGGTGAGTGGAAAGCCTCTAGGGAGGCCTGCTGTTTTTGGAGTTCAGCCTTGGTGTGATGCCTGAGGAAGTGGGTGTGGTTTCTCATCCTGTCTGAAACAAGCAGTAAAGGTTACTCCTGGCTGTGGTGCACATGTTTGTGACTTTAGTCCTTGGAATCCCCACTCCTGGTAGCTGAGGGCTGCATCTGCTTCTCAGTCAAGATCAAAGGAGCGACACAACAGAATTGCCTGTAATTGGCTGGAAACCATGTTTTTAGAGGGCTGGGTCAGAGAGGAGTGTGTAGGGCAGGACTCCCAGTCGAAGAATtactccctccacctccctctcactgcagaagttaaaagacaaagctTGTCATTCTGTAACTGTAATTGACAGTGCTGGGTCGCACATCTTAGTAGCTCTCATAACTTCTGGTCCAGTCTCTTATGGTGAATCTtcagtaataaatatttgaatgatttAGAGATCAGGTTTCAAGATAAGATACTCCTTCCTGAAAGAGATGAGGGGAATCTAAAATTCACCTATCAACACGAAAGGGCTGACAGTAGGCTCAGGAACACCACTGCTGGGAGGGGCCTTCCAGATTTACTCAGACCTGGGTTAGGGAAACAGGCCTAGAGAGAGATAGAGACATTCCCGGGAATAAGGCCAGTCTCTGGACAGGCGTGGGAAGGCACCTcgggaagggggcgggggaggtggctGGTCCTGGTCCGGCAGACAGGAGAGCAGCACCGCCGTCGTGGACTGATGGCCCCTCTTTCCGGGAACTGAAGTGGAAAGCAAGCGGGCTCTCAGGAGCCAGGGGTGTCTGGTCCCGGCAGGTCGAACGCCCAGGGCACTGCGCCCCGGAGATGCCGCTCCTGCAAGGAAAAGCTCTGGGTGCGTATGCGGCTTGTCACCTCCTGGGTGCGCAGCGTGAGCCCAAAAATGTCCTCGTGATAGCGTTGCTGATCCTGCGGGCAAAGAGGGCGGAGGATCAGGACCCCGGCCGAAGCTCCGTGCGGAATGGGCCCCGCCCCCGGCATGGCCCCCTTGCCCCGGCATGGCCCCGCCCCCGGCTGGACGCCCCCCGGGCAtctggccccgcccctccgcACCCGCAGCACGCCGATGACGTCGCCGGCCTCGTCCAGCTCCATGTCGCCCTCCGTTGCCAAGATGCGCTGCACGGTCTGCAGGACGTTGGTTGCCATGGTGACATCGCCGCAGACAAACATGTGGCCCCGCTCGAGGCAGAGGACGCGATGCACCTCGGCAGCAAGCTCTGTCCGCAAGATGTCCTGCACATAGGTCTGAGGGGAGGCGGGATTAGGGGCAGACAGTGATGGGGCTGCCGGGGAGGGAAGGACAGGCCCCCGGGGTGCCGGGGAGGGAGTTCCCGGGTGTGGAAAGATTGCTGGAGCGCCAGGTGGGTCCTAGGTGCGCTTGGGTTGGGTTTAGAGAGGCAGAGCCAAACAAGGGGCGGGGCTTGGGTTTGGATGGGTAAGAACCGGAGGGGCCTTGGCTCGAGGGTGGGGCCGGGTGGGGCCAACTGGGGTGGGTGTCTGAGTGCCATTAGGTGGAAGCTGAGTGGTGGTGAGCGGAGGGTCAGCActgcagggggcggggccggcctgACCCTGGACCCCTATGTTCCGATGGAGCGCACGTCAGTTCTTTTCCTGTCCCTAGCTTCGGGTTACCCCAGCGTCCTCAGAGTCCCGCACCTTAGGACTGTCGGGTTCCCGGGAGAAGGCGGTCAGGACGCGGCCAAACACCCCGCGCTGCTGGGCATCCTGCACCTCGTCACGGTAGAGATGGTCGAGCTGGGAGCATCGGCAGCCGAACACCAAGGTCATGGGGGCGGGTTGCAGCCCTGCGAGCATCACTGCGGCTTGGGAGAGCCCTCCTCCCTCGGGACATAGCCCTAGCGATACCTCCCACTGGCTGCCCTCACCCAGGTTGACAGACCAAACTTCCAGGCAGATACAACTACTCTTGGCTGTTTGGCCTCCAGGAGAGTGCAGGATGCTTTCACAGAGACCCTGCCTGACTCTGATTTACAGAGAATGTCGAAGGTCACAGGAGGTGGTGACTTTCCACTGGTGGAATGGCCAGTGGTGACACTGTGCTACAGCTGGGGCTTCTGACTCAGAATCCATGCCCTTTGTACCACTGACACTGCAGTCTGAGACTCTGTCTAGCCCCTTTCTTGCTCCAACCCCACATCCTCCCAcactgtcttccttcctctcagtCACAGCCCTCTTTTGATTTACCAGTCCCCTGGGCACCCTATGCCCAACCTGAATACCCTGTAGCCTCTTTGGGTCTTGGACACATGTAGGTGACCTCTGGCACAGTCCAGAGTCCACCTGGAGCATTTCTGACTTCTGAGTCCGAGCCCCACCTTCTCCAGACTTCCAGTTCCCTTTGTCCTTAATCTCACCAACACCTACTTTGTGCCCGGCACCAGGAAGCCAGACCAACAGTGCCCTGCCGTTTCCTCTAGGGCCCCTTCCCCCAATACTGTGCCCTTGGTCTGATATGCTTCTTTCCACCTTTGTAGCCCTGTTCCTTGCCCTCTTTCCTACCTGGTTCCTGCTTTCCAGCCCTGTGTCCCTTTGCCCCTAAATTGTGTAACTCCCTCCTACCTTCCAGTCATTCCCTTGGCTCCCAGCCTCACCTTTGCTCTCAATGTCATGCAGCCGCTCCTGCCAAAATCCTCGAAAGGGGGCGATGCCAGTGCCAGGGCCCACCAGGATGCAGGGCAAGCTGGGATCAGGTGGCAGCCGGAAGGAGGGAGCCCTAGCAAAGAGACTTTCTAGCAGGCCCCCTTTCCTTCACTAGCTACCTCATTCTTATCAACCTCagcagggtggagaggagagCTTCCACTGaaaatgagttaatgtttgtgTCCAGCTCATAGTAAGCATGATGTGTTTAATAAAGGAACTGCTTACAGGCAGAAGCTCTCTGGACCCGTGGTTTCTGGAGGCTGGGTCAAAGGAAATATAGCTTAAACTTGAACTGAAGAATGTTTTGATGTTTAAGAGATATAGAAAGTTTGGGGAGGAGAAGGACTGAGCCTTTTGGTTCATAATGGGTTCACTGGGTGTGTTAATTTTAAGCCATAGCCCCGGTATTGGTATTTGGTTTGTGTGCACTAGATTGGCAGTTTATTTGTAATTTAGCTTCCTGGATGGGTTTGGGTCACTGGGCCTAGCTGGTGCCATCCTGGGAACTCTTCTTAGTCCCACCTGAGACTTTCAGCTCCTGGGCGCTGGATGGGGCAAGACTTCTGAACACAGCACAAGGGAAAGGTAACCTGGATCCTCCACTTGCTTTGAGTCCTCAGTGATACTATCATCGCCTAACCAGTTGTCCCTGGGCTAAGTGGGGACGGGACATGTTCCCAGGTACCCTGCCTGCCAACATCAGGCCAGCCCCAAGGATGCAGGGAGGGGCACAGTACACCTTCTAAAAGGAACAGGGCCTGCTGAGTCCAATCCCAGCCCTGTTTCTGGGAGCTGCAGTTTCAAGGCAGGACCCTAGGTCCAAATTAGTGAAAGACCCAAAGCTTAGACAGAGTTCTGAAGTGGTTTAACTGGATGCCCCGCCCTTGATATGCTAAGTGGGTCCTCCCTGCTACCAATCAGACCCCGCACCAAAATTTCCACCCCGCTCCTGTACATACCTGGAGATCCCTCCATCTGTCCCCAGCCATCCATGTGGCACTCTGTCCACCCCTGCTTGGACTGGCACTCTCTTCTCagtgcccctcccacctccaccccccccccccacagtgcTCACTTACCCTCTGATGAAGCAGGGCACAGGGTCTCCAGTCTTGAGTTGGCTCAGCCATGTGGAGCAGACCCCGTAGTGCAGGGGACCCAGCCCATctaggggggtggggagggagagggccagTGAGGGGTCCATCCCAGGGTCACTGGGtgaccctggccctgccctgaaCTCCCTGGCCTCACCTTGTGTCCTGTATGCCAGCACGGCGACTGTGAGGTGGATCTCTCCTGGATTGGCGCTGGGTGCTGAACTGACCGAGTAGTAccggggctggagcaggggcagCTGGGTGAGGAGCAGTGGGGCAGGCAGTGCCACAGATGGAAACTGCTCCAGCACCTCCAACAGCGTGGGGCAGCGGAACCACTTCCACTCCTCATAGCGCCGGGGGTCCTGGTCGGGGCAGAGGCAGTGGACTTGGAACCTCCTAGCCCTGCCTGTTGACCTCCCTTCTTGACCCCTCCTGAGCTGAGCCTCCTGGGGGGTTTCTCCCTCCTCAGTCCAGACCAACAAACATTTCTCGAGTACCTTCTCTGTGCCCCTTTAAGGCATGAGAATTCAGAGATGAATAGGAACTCCAGAACTGGCTGTTACAGCCCCAGTACTTGTTAGCCAGGTGGGTTCCTCTTCCCCCAGCTCATCCTGCCTCACTGGCCCCTGCTCCCCACTGAGGTGGCCAACCTGGCTGAGGGTTTCAAGCTCCTGCTGTTCGCTGGGCTCTTCGGCTAGGGTGCTGAGCAGTCGAAGAAGTTGAGGGCTGGGCGGGGAAGTGATGTCCAGAAAGAAGGTGAGAGCCTGGCGCAGCGTGCACGGGGGCAGCCGGGGATCCCGCACCCAGCAGGGAGGAGGTCCACCTGCGGGGTGGTGCAAGGGGAGGGGCTCTGAGGAAGGGGCCAAGCCTGGACTGCATTTCCTGGAGTGATGACTGCTTCTTGGGGGTCCACGTGGGCTAACCACACCTCATCGTGTTTTATCTGAGACCTGGCCCTTGAACAGTGGTGGTAAGCCTGTCTGggcagcctctgtgtgtgtgtgtgtgtgtgtgtgtgtgtgtgtgtgtgtgtgtctgtgtttgacGGTCCCTACTGGATTGGGTTGGTCTGGgttcctgcctctcccccacACAGCTTATTTTAACTCCACTTATTGGAGCGGCAGAAGGTAGACCCAATGGCAGCTCCAGAGCAGGCTAGGGTGCCTGGGGGAGCCTTTGGGaggagcccagagggaggggaTGGCTGGGGTGGGGCGTGGTGGTGGGTTCTGAGAAAGGAGCTGCGCTCTGCAGACCATCCAGCAGCAAGGCCAGCCTGGCAGGATGTAGCTCAGCCAGCTGTGAGAGGAGGTGGCAGCCTCCTGCCAGGTCCTGAACCCGAGGGGACCCTGGGGCCAGAGGGATGGGGGCAGCTCTCACGGTCATGCCCCAGACCACGCCCCTCACCAGGGCTGCCCTTCTCCAGCTGCTCCACTGCCACAGGCTCGGTGGGCGGCGGCGGGTCCTCCACACGGCTCAGCAGCGCCTCCACGAGGCCCGGCCGGTTGGGCGGGCAGATGCCTATGTGGTCTCCTGGCTGGTACTGGAGCCCCTCCTGGCCTCCAGTGTCCAGGCGCACCAGGATGGTGGCCCGGCTGGGAatggggagaagaggaagttacaggagggctgaggggatgaaggggagggaaggcaggatgcGGGAGGAGGGCCCCGGggtctggggaaggaggggcagggacaggtgTGTGTTGGGGAGTGGTCCTCCTCACGTGGACTTGCTGCTTTGCAGGTTTTCCACTGAGCGGACTGTAGCTTGGAACATCTTCCGCCTGTGCACGTGGATCAggcctgaggggtggggggccaACGAGACTGAGCCTGAGCTGGGGACCTGGGCCTGGCCCCCGAGTGAGTCTGGGGACCCCAGAGAGCCCAAAGGGCCAACAGAGTCAGGGTGAATTCACGGTCGCAcctggcagcagctggaggctCTCGGCCTGGACACTCAGTCGGTACCTCTGGCGTTTCCAACTCCGTCTGGGGCTGAATATGTCCTGGGCAGCGGCCTTGGCATCTTTTCCAACGCAGAACGTCTCACAGGAGGCCTGGGGGCGGTAAGGAGATGAGGGCTGAGGACCTCTGGCCACCAGggagggctcagaggggctggtgGGCCACCAAGCTGGGCGGGTGGCGTTCCCAGTCGTCCCCTTCcattcctggggctgctggagcGGAGGCACCATCTGAGGCTGGCACTTGTAGGATGGGCAGCCCCAGGGGCCGGAGGGAGAGTGGGCCTGAGACGGAGGCTGAGGCTGCCAGCACCTGGTTCTTCAGCCCATTTCGTACCTTGGCCACTGGGCTAGCTCTTACTTTGCATATATCTGTATCAACATCCACTCGCTTGTTAATCTGGTGAGTGTTAATCCCATGTCCCAGggagcacagtgcttggcacacagtagggctcCATGAATACGTCCACGTGTTCAGAGCTGTGTTCACATTCTACTCCTGTACTTGCAGCTTACCTGCCTCCGTATCCCCGTCTTTATACCTCTTCAGGGTCTGGTGAAGGCTAAATGAGATACTTTATGGGAAGCCCTTAAGTGCTCCTGGAGTGGGACACAGAATTCCGGCAGCCATGCGAGGGGGTCTCTGGCTGGTCTCTCATGCCCTGCACTGCACATAAGGAGCTGGAGGGAGCTTCTGGGGCAAGACCCCTGGTAGGGTGGATCTCCTATTTGTCTCTGCTCAGGCGCAATTCTGGCAAACTGCTTGGCCAGTCCCCAGCTTGAAATCTAGGGCTCACCCATGATTGgttgctccctctcctcctgcccggTATCACCAGTCCTGTTaatctttcttttgtgtgtgtaaagTCTTatatctcttccttccttccttggccccctcccttccttcctacccCTACTGCTACCACCCTGGTTAGCTCAGGGCCTTCCTGCTTCTAGTTGGTTGCTCCTCCGGTTAACCCCGAGCCTCTGAAGTGGTGTCCCCAGTTCACGctgttcttttcccttctcttgtcCCACTCCCAGCTTCCTGTCGCTTCCCTTTGTCTGGATTCTTTAGTCTTGTTTTCCATTCCCGCTTCTCCTCCCCAACAAACCCTCCATCTGTCTGGCCGGCTCTCCCCAGCACACCTCCTAGGATGCCTCCTCCTCAGATGCCTTCCTCCTTGCCATCACTCTTGAACTCAAGCCTCGGAACCCTGGTGAGGCCAGCGCTGCCCTGGAGTGGTGGCTGGACTGGGAGTAGGAGCCCTGTTCAATTCCAGGCATAATCCCCAGACCAGGAAGAGCTCCTCTGGAGGAAGCCCAGGCTTAGAAAGTCACAGCCCTGGACCGGGGCCTCCTTGTACTCCCCTAGGCCAGGACCCCCTCCAGTCAAGACACCACCCCAAACCTGTCTGGCCTCTGCAGTTTCTGCGTCGGCCTCAGCATCAGCCCTTGCCTTGGTCTAACTCTCTCCTGATCCCTTCTCCACTCAGCCAGAAGGGCTGACTGTGCAGTGGCAAAATGGAGGTGGATTTTAGAGGAATAGAAGGGGCCAGAGAACCACGTGAATCAGGGCACTGGTGAGGTCCTCTGTATTGCAGGTCTCTGGGGCAGATGCCCAGGTTGGCATGAGTCAGCATTGGGGTTGGAGGAGGGTGGGAGTGAGATGTCGCGACAGGCTCGGGGAGCTCACCTGGAAGGCAGCCTGGGCCCAGCCGCGGAAGGCCTCCTCCTGGCCACACAGCTCGTCGCCCTGGCCCAGCTGCAGGAGCCGCTCCCCACCCAGCTCTTCCAGCCGTGTGTCCACCGCACGAGCAAAGGCGCAGAAGTGGGGGTACGCCCGGGAGCCCAGCCCGAACACACAGAACCTGGGGTGCAGGGAGCCATCACTGGAATCCCCCTTGTCCTGCCTGTGTGCCCAGACAGCTTGTCCCTCTCAGTATGCCTCCCCTCGCTGTGGCCCCCAGACCTGAGGGTCCCCAGTGCCCCTGCACTGTCTGTGTTGCTGGACTCCTTTCTTTTCCGCCGCCAGGAGGACACCAGTGGGTCTGAGCAGGAGACACTGTTGAAGCGGATTTTGTAACTCCtgcaagagaggagaaagacaagggTGTCACAGGGATCTGGAGACAAGGTGCAGGCCCAGACACAGCCAGGGGACGGCTTCAGGGTCTGCACTGGGCAGGATGGACGGGACCCTGCCTTTAGGCCTGGCCTATCTCTCTGGAGCAGGCTTGGGATTGGGGCTGAGGGCTGGTGTCCCAGGGTCTCTGAGCCTCCAGGCcctgcttcccttcctctctctgaagGAGACCTCAGGACTGGTCGGCCCTGACAGAAGTGGGGACTGAGGGTGGGCAGGTCAAGAGGATGAGGCATCCTAAGGCTGTCCTGGGGGCCCAGGCGTCTGCTCTTCTGTCCTCCCGCTTTTTGGGAAAATGACTTGCATCCCAGAGGGAGAGGTCTTTAGacctcctttccttttgtgtctcCAAATGCCTCACCGCCCTGATGCCCTCCCCCCAGAACTCCTGTCCCCACTCACTTGTGTTGTTCCGGCCGAGGGGAGCTGTTGTAGGGGCCTGACATCTCCATCAGGGCTGCTGCAAAGCTCtggcgaggggaggggagtgtt
The Camelus ferus isolate YT-003-E chromosome 7, BCGSAC_Cfer_1.0, whole genome shotgun sequence genome window above contains:
- the ATG9B gene encoding autophagy-related protein 9B isoform X4 codes for the protein MYLKDSEAPGTISRTWTASSPRYPFVLGLAAVAPKAGSQGYHQRSGFTCILLEDVFQLGQFIFIVTFTTFLLRCVDYNVLFANQPNNRTRPGLLHNKVTLSDAILPSSQCAQRIHSSSLMVFLLILATAFWLFQLLRSVCNLFSYWDIQVFYREALHIPLGELGSVSWAEVQSRLLALQRSGGLCVQPRPLTELDVHHRILRYTNYQVALANKGLLPTRCALPWGGSVAFLSRGLALNVDLLLFRGPFSLFRGGWELPDAYKRSDQRAALAARWRRSVLLLAAVNLALSPLVLAWQVLHAFYSHAELLRREPGALGTRRWSRLARLQLRHFNELPHELRARLARAYRPAAAFLRAAAPPAPLLALLARQLVFFAGALFAALLVLTVYDEDVLAVEHVLTAMTALGILATVARSFIPDEQAQSRSPQLLLQAALAHMHYLPEETGPAGKASAYRQMARLLQYRAVSLTEELLSPLLTPLFLLFWFRPRALEIIDFFHHFTVDVAGVGDICSFALMDVKRHGHPQWLSEGQTEASLSQRAEDGKTELSLMRFSLVHPQWRPPGHSSKFLGHLRGRVQQDAATWGANSVRSPPTPGVLSNSSSPLPETFLANLLVQPLLPPQDLSPTAPCPAAATASLLASISRIAQDSSCVSPGGTGGQKLAQLPELASAEMSLHAIYLYQLHQQQQQQELWGEASASSLSRPWSSPPQTLSPDEEKPSWSSDGSSPASSPRQQWRTQRAQNLFPGGFQEPTDTQKEPSQAPSID
- the ATG9B gene encoding autophagy-related protein 9B isoform X5, giving the protein MVFLLILATAFWLFQLLRSVCNLFSYWDIQVFYREALHIPLGELGSVSWAEVQSRLLALQRSGGLCVQPRPLTELDVHHRILRYTNYQVALANKGLLPTRCALPWGGSVAFLSRGLALNVDLLLFRGPFSLFRGGWELPDAYKRSDQRAALAARWRRSVLLLAAVNLALSPLVLAWQVLHAFYSHAELLRREPGALGTRRWSRLARLQLRHFNELPHELRARLARAYRPAAAFLRAAAPPAPLLALLARQLVFFAGALFAALLVLTVYDEDVLAVEHVLTAMTALGILATVARSFIPDEQAQSRSPQLLLQAALAHMHYLPEETGPAGKASAYRQMARLLQYRAVSLTEELLSPLLTPLFLLFWFRPRALEIIDFFHHFTVDVAGVGDICSFALMDVKRHGHPQWLSEGQTEASLSQRAEDGKTELSLMRFSLVHPQWRPPGHSSKFLGHLRGRVQQDAATWGANSVRSPPTPGVLSNSSSPLPETFLANLLVQPLLPPQDLSPTAPCPAAATASLLASISRIAQDSSCVSPGGTGGQKLAQLPELASAEMSLHAIYLYQLHQQQQQQELWGEASASSLSRPWSSPPQTLSPDEEKPSWSSDGSSPASSPRQQWRTQRAQNLFPGGFQEPTDTQKEPSQAPSID